In Chryseobacterium sp. C-71, the genomic window ATGATCAAAAGTAAGATATTTTGAGATGAGTTTATTTCTGATTAAAAAGAATGTTTTCTACAATCATCTCCGCATGAATCCTGGAGTTTTCAATAAACCAAAGATGCGTGTCTTTTCCGCCGCAAACCACGCCTGCCAAATACAAGTTTGGAATATTGGTTTCCATCGTTTTAGAATCATAAACAGGATTTAAACATTCTCCCTGAAGATCAATTCCTGAATTTTTCAGAAAATCAAAATCTGGAAGATAACCGGTCATTGCAAGCACAAAATCATTTTCAATTTCCTGAATTTCGCCATTTTCATCTTTAAAAATCACAGAATTTTCTTTAATTTCTACTAATTCAGAATTAAAATGTGCGGTAATTTTTCCTTCAGCAATTCTGTTTTCAATATCAGGTTTTACCCAATATTTTACGTTCTTAGAAATCTCAGAATGACGGATAATCATCGTCACTTCAGCACCTTTTCTATATGTTTCTAAAGCAGCATCAACAGAAGAATTACTTGAGCCAACGACTACGATTTTTTGTTTAGCGTAAGGATAAGGTTCTGTGTAATAATGTTTTACTTTTTCTAAATGTTCTCCGGGAATATTCATCAAATTTGGGATGTCGTAGAAACCAGTAGAAATGATGACGTTTTTTGCCAGATATTTTGATTTTGAAGTTTCAATTTCAAATATTTCTTCTTTTTTAAAGACATTTAAAACCTTTTCATACAAATTGATATTCAGATTTTTCTGTCTCGCAATTCCTTGATAATATTCTAAAGCATCCTGTCTTCCCGGTTTCGGAGCTGCCGAGATAAAAGGAATTTCAGCGATTTCCAATTTTTCGGCAGTCGAGAAAAATCTCATATACAAAGGATATTTGTACAACGAATTGACAATGGTTCCTTTTTCTATAATCAAATAACTGAGGTTGTTTTTCTTGGCTTCCAAGGCGCAATTTAAACCGATGGGTCCGGCTCCGATAATCAGAATATCTACAATTTCCATATAGCAAATTTACAAAAATAGGTAAAGCAAAAGACCGTGAGATAATGCTAAAAGACTAAAGTTTAAAATTGAAACTCAAAAACTCAACAAAATACTCTTTATTCCCTAACTCAATCGTGGCATTGGTTTTGGACTTTTTGTGAAAATTTTAGAATGAAAAAAGCTTTTGCCATATTTGCACTTTTATTAGCGCTATCATGTGAAAAAAAACAGGATAAAAATCCAGCAGTTGCTACAGATAATCTTAAAAGGTCAAATGAAAGAACCGATACCAAACAAGATGCATTATCAACTGAAGTTGCCTTGAAAAAAACTAACGATGAGCTTATTCAGGCTTTGAAAGTTGGATATTATGATATTTTCGCAAACTACATCCATCCTAAAAAAGGAGTTCGGTTTTCGATGTACGCATTCATCAATAAAAATGAAGACAAACATTTTACAAAAACCGATTTTGAGAAATATCTTCCTACAAAAACGGTTTTTACATGGGGATCAAGGGATGGTTCTGGTGAAATTTATAAATCCACATTAGAAAAATATCTTAAAGATTGGGTGTTTAAAAAA contains:
- a CDS encoding YpdA family putative bacillithiol disulfide reductase, which encodes MEIVDILIIGAGPIGLNCALEAKKNNLSYLIIEKGTIVNSLYKYPLYMRFFSTAEKLEIAEIPFISAAPKPGRQDALEYYQGIARQKNLNINLYEKVLNVFKKEEIFEIETSKSKYLAKNVIISTGFYDIPNLMNIPGEHLEKVKHYYTEPYPYAKQKIVVVGSSNSSVDAALETYRKGAEVTMIIRHSEISKNVKYWVKPDIENRIAEGKITAHFNSELVEIKENSVIFKDENGEIQEIENDFVLAMTGYLPDFDFLKNSGIDLQGECLNPVYDSKTMETNIPNLYLAGVVCGGKDTHLWFIENSRIHAEMIVENILFNQK